CAGCTTCAAATACGGGACGATGTCTGTGGAAGCGCTGATCGCTGAGGCGAAAGGCAAAAAGCTCGACGCCCTCGCCCTGACCGACATTAATTGCACGGCGGGAGTCTTTCCGTTTATCCGTGCAGCGCAAAAGGCCGGTATCCATCCTGTCATCGGCATCGACTTTCGCAATGGAACCGACCAACGGTACATCGGTTTGGCGAGGAATCAGGAAGGTTTTTTTGAGCTGAACAAACACCTCTCCGAGCACCTGACCCGAAAGCGTGAGTTTAAGTCACGAGCTCCCAAATTTGAAAACAGCTTTGTGATCTATCCTTTTTCAGAGAAATCCTTTCCCTTGCAGGAAAATGAATTCGTCGGTGTACATCCCAGTCAACTCAATAAAGTACTGACATCTCCCTGGTATCGTAAAAAGGAAAAGCTCGTCCTTCTTCAACCGGCGACCTTTAGTTCCAAACTGGAGTTTAACGCTCACCGCCTTTTGCGAAGCATGGATTTGAATACGCTATTGAGCAAACTTCCAAGTACTGAGCAGGCCGATCCTACCGACCAGCTCTACTCCTATGCCGATCTGATTGCCCGCTGCGAAAGCCACAGCTACCTCCTCGTCAATGCCCAAAAGCTTCTCGAGCAGTGCCAGTTTTCCTTCTATTTCCAAGCAGTCAAAAACCGCCGGGATATTCTTGGTTCGGACTGGGAAGACTTTGATTATCTCAGACAGGAAACCTTCAAAGGAGCCTTGCGGCGTTATCCTGATTTTTCCCCAAAAATCTCCGAACGAATCGACAAAGAACTCGAGCTCATCCAGCAGAAGGGCTTTGTCTCTTACTTCCTGATCAACTATGACATCATCACTTTTGCGCAGCACCGCAACTTCTATCACGTAGGGAGAGGCTCGGGTGCAAATAGCATTGTGGCTTACTGTTTGGGCATCACCGATGTGGATCCGATAGAGTTGGACTTGTACTTTGAGCGCTTTATCAACTTATATCGGGAAAATCCTCCCGACTTCGATATTGACTTCAGTTGGACGGATCGAGACGAGGTGACGGATTACATTTTCCGAAAATACAATGGGGAACAAGAGGAGCATGTCGCCCTATTGGGTTCCTACAGCACTTTTCAATACAACTCCATGCTTCGGGAGCTGGGAAAAGTATTTGGTCTACCCAAAACCGATATCGAGTCCCTCATTCATCATGCAGACAAAGAAGGCTACGAGCCCGATCAGTTTGGCAAGCTGATCATCAAATACTCGCGAGTGCTACACGACATGCCCTCGCACCTGACGATTCACGCCTGCGGAATCCTGATTTCTCACAAATCTATCCACTACTACACGGCGACGGATATGCCTCCGAAGGGGTTTCCACTCGCACACATCGACATGCATACCGCTGAAGATATCGGCTTGCATAAGTTTGACATTCTGAGCCAACGGGGTCTGGGTCACATCAAATCCAGTCTGGAGATCATCTATCAAAATCAAGGAGTAAAGGTGGATATCCGTGAGGTCGAAAAATTCAAAAAAGACCCAAAAATCAAAGAACATCTGCGCACTGGACATACCATCGGGGCATTCTATGTAGAGTCACCTGCCATGCGCATGCTACTAGCCAAGATGAAAGCTGATACTTACCTCGAACTAGTCGCTGCCAGCTCCATCATACGTCCCGGCGTGGCTAGATCGGGAATGATGAGGGAATACATCCTGCGACACATCGACCATGAGCGCCGCAAAACCGCACACCCTGTGATGGCCGATATCATGCCTGAGACCTATGGGATCATGGTCTATCAAGAGGATGTGATCAAGGTAGCCCACTATTTCGCAGGCCTCAGTCTGGCCGAAGCTGACGTGCTACGCAGAGGAATGAGCGGAAAATCCAGATCCAAGGATGAATTTCAACGAGTCAAGGACAAGTTTTTCAGCAATTGCCAGAAGCTCGGTCGGGAAGATCAGGTAGCCAAAGAAGTCTGGCATCAGATCGAGAGCTTTGCGGGGTATTCATTTGCCAAGGGCCATTCGGCTTCGTTTGCTGTGGAGAGCTATCAGAGTCTGTACCTCAAGGCTTATTTCCCACTGGAATTTATGGTAGGTGTAATCAACAACTTCGGGGGATTTTACCACACTGAATTCTATGTACACGAACTCCGAATGAACGGAGCCAACATCCAAGCTCCACATCTGAACGAGAGCGAATACCTGACCCGAATCCTCGGAAAAACCGTCTACCTCGGCTTTATCCACATGAAATATCTGGAAAAGGGCACCGTAGAAAAACTGCTTTCCGAGCGGAGAGCAAACGGCCCATTTCTAGGATTGGCAGACTTTGTAGCAAGGGTGGAAATCGGCTTGGAGCAGCTCCTGATCCTAATTCGAATGACTTGCTTTCGATTTACTGGAAAAACGAAGCAAGAACTCCTTTGGGAAGCTCATTTTCTCCAAAACAAGCGAAAGGCTGTCGTAAGTACGAATGAACTTTTTCGCTCAACCTCAACTGAGATCAGCTTTGGCAAAAAGCCTCCTCAAGTCCCAGATCTGGACGAAACCGATATTCGACAGGAGATTTTGGATCAGATCGATATTTTGGAGTTTCCCTTGGACTCTCCTTTTCACTTAGTCAAAGACCAAAGCCTCCAAGGCATCAAGGCACGTGAAATGACTCAATACTTGGGAAAACACGTCACCATCCTAGGCTACCTGGTCACGGTGAAATATACCCGAACGGTCAAGGGGGATGTGATGAACTTCGGGACTTTTTTGGATCGAGAGGGGGACTGGATCGACACAGTGCACTTCCCTCCCGTGGTCAAAAAGTATCCTTTCAAAGGTCGGGCAATCTACCGAATCGAGGGGAAAGTGGTGGAAGAATTCGGCTTCTACTCCATCGAAGTGGACAAGCTAGAGCGAATGGCGTATTGGAATGCGGCGGAATAGACTTATTCAAAATACTGAGTTCGAATCAAAGAAAAGATAAAAAAATAGATTCCTAAAAGTGGACGTAAGGGGAAACCTGATGACCAAACATGAAAAAGAAATGCGCTAAAAATCACCCTTATAGTTTTGTGATCAGTCAAACACCTCTCGAAAATAGTTGAATTCATACCAGTCAAAAAGTTCGCTCAAGTCCTGACTTTATCAGAAATCACTAGTATCCACACCTCGAAAGGTCGCTTTAGTAAAAAATGCAAAAGGGCCTTGATAGGCCCTCGCTTTTAGTAAATCCCACAAAAGATCACTTCATCACCGACCCATCGACGGTTCGACACGACTTGAGAATTTTCTCAGTAAACATTCTATCCGAACGAAGCATGTCAAAAAATTCCTTCAAATAACTTCTGATTGCTTTTGCTTCAGCCTCGGAGTAATACAATTTTTGGTTGTCGATTTCGGTATAAAACTGCTCTTCCTTTTCCAGAAACTCCTTCCGCACGGCTTGCATCATAGGCTCATTTCGACAAAACCCACGATAAAGCCGATCCTTTACACTTTCCAGTTCGACCAAGGTGCTCACCTGAGCATATGGAGGATTGACTAATCCCGTCATATCAAAATCATAAGCCATAGGAATCACCGTCTTCTCCCCGATCAACATCACTTCTTGATTATGTTGAAAAAGTGTCGACCAATCTGTATTTCCAATCATCATTTGAAAGAAATCATGACGTAGCGTAGGGAGATCATCCATCAGAATAGGTGCAATTTTTTTATCCTTTAGAATCTTGCCATCAAATCGCTCCGCTACCTCATCATTGTCTTCGATTACAAATCCCAGGAGTTCGACTTCCTCGGCTTTTCGATCATCCAAATTGGTAAACTTCACACGAACAAGTCGGGTTCGGAAGTGGTACTCGGTCACCTGCTCATAAAACTTATAGGCCAAGTATTCCTTCCCGATGAATGAGTCAGCATTTTTTGTCTTCGAGCAGGGTAGCACTAATTTCAAATTGCGATTTCCTTGAAAAACACTTCCTTCGGCCTCTTTCTTTTTTAGCCGAATTCGCATGGGGGGATAAAAGCATTCGTTGAGCCGGAAATTCCCCCTCGTCCTCATATCAAACGGAAAAGCTTCCCAATTCCCCGGAGAAGTTTCTAACTGAATCTCTCCATCTACATAGGTAGAATCATTGCTTTCTGCTTTGAGGGCCTTGATGGATACAGCCATTCGAAGCGAAAGCGGTTCCTCAGAATCAAATAATTTTTGTCTCTCTTGAGCGATTCCTAAACTACTTATCATCAAGTAACCTAGGATAAAAACAAGAAGGCTGAATGCAAACCTAGCTTTAGTCATAAACTATAAAATTGAAAGAATGAAAATAAAAATACTGATTTTCAACCCAATACAAGGTATTATCCAGGATTCCTTGCTTCCCAGATCCGCATAAACAGCATGTGAGCCATT
Above is a window of Algoriphagus sanaruensis DNA encoding:
- a CDS encoding DNA polymerase III subunit alpha encodes the protein MFINCHSHFSFKYGTMSVEALIAEAKGKKLDALALTDINCTAGVFPFIRAAQKAGIHPVIGIDFRNGTDQRYIGLARNQEGFFELNKHLSEHLTRKREFKSRAPKFENSFVIYPFSEKSFPLQENEFVGVHPSQLNKVLTSPWYRKKEKLVLLQPATFSSKLEFNAHRLLRSMDLNTLLSKLPSTEQADPTDQLYSYADLIARCESHSYLLVNAQKLLEQCQFSFYFQAVKNRRDILGSDWEDFDYLRQETFKGALRRYPDFSPKISERIDKELELIQQKGFVSYFLINYDIITFAQHRNFYHVGRGSGANSIVAYCLGITDVDPIELDLYFERFINLYRENPPDFDIDFSWTDRDEVTDYIFRKYNGEQEEHVALLGSYSTFQYNSMLRELGKVFGLPKTDIESLIHHADKEGYEPDQFGKLIIKYSRVLHDMPSHLTIHACGILISHKSIHYYTATDMPPKGFPLAHIDMHTAEDIGLHKFDILSQRGLGHIKSSLEIIYQNQGVKVDIREVEKFKKDPKIKEHLRTGHTIGAFYVESPAMRMLLAKMKADTYLELVAASSIIRPGVARSGMMREYILRHIDHERRKTAHPVMADIMPETYGIMVYQEDVIKVAHYFAGLSLAEADVLRRGMSGKSRSKDEFQRVKDKFFSNCQKLGREDQVAKEVWHQIESFAGYSFAKGHSASFAVESYQSLYLKAYFPLEFMVGVINNFGGFYHTEFYVHELRMNGANIQAPHLNESEYLTRILGKTVYLGFIHMKYLEKGTVEKLLSERRANGPFLGLADFVARVEIGLEQLLILIRMTCFRFTGKTKQELLWEAHFLQNKRKAVVSTNELFRSTSTEISFGKKPPQVPDLDETDIRQEILDQIDILEFPLDSPFHLVKDQSLQGIKAREMTQYLGKHVTILGYLVTVKYTRTVKGDVMNFGTFLDREGDWIDTVHFPPVVKKYPFKGRAIYRIEGKVVEEFGFYSIEVDKLERMAYWNAAE